A part of Polynucleobacter sp. MG-Unter2-18 genomic DNA contains:
- the rpsE gene encoding 30S ribosomal protein S5, whose amino-acid sequence MAKMQTKMQNEERDDGLREKMIAVNRVTKVVKGGRILGFAALTVVGDGDGRIGMGKGKSKEVPVAVQKAMDEARRKMIKVSLRKGTLQHTVIGKHGASRVMISPAKDGTGVIAGGPMRAIFDVMGVTNVVAKSLGSTNPYNMVRATIDGLSKMSTPSEIAAKRGKSVEEILG is encoded by the coding sequence ATGGCAAAAATGCAAACCAAGATGCAAAACGAAGAGCGTGATGATGGTCTTCGCGAGAAGATGATTGCTGTTAATCGCGTAACTAAAGTAGTTAAGGGCGGTCGTATTCTCGGCTTCGCTGCACTTACTGTAGTTGGCGATGGCGATGGTCGTATCGGCATGGGCAAAGGCAAATCAAAAGAAGTTCCAGTTGCTGTTCAAAAGGCAATGGACGAAGCACGTCGCAAGATGATCAAAGTTTCCTTACGTAAAGGTACTTTGCAACACACTGTGATTGGTAAGCATGGCGCATCACGCGTGATGATTTCTCCAGCTAAAGACGGTACTGGCGTTATCGCCGGTGGCCCAATGCGCGCAATTTTCGATGTAATGGGTGTAACTAACGTTGTTGCTAAGTCACTTGGCTCAACAAACCCTTACAACATGGTTCGTGCAACGATTGATGGCTTGAGCAAGATGAGCACTCCTTCTGAAATTGCTGCTAAGCGCGGTAAATCAGTTGAAGAGATTCTCGGCTAA
- the rpsK gene encoding 30S ribosomal protein S11 yields MAKQQSASAASQRARKKVKKNVADGIAHVHASFNNTIITITDRQGNALSWATSGGQGFKGSRKSTPFAAQVAAEVAGKAAVECGIKNLEVQIKGPGPGRESAVRALNSLGIKITEIQDVTPVPHNGCRPPKRRRI; encoded by the coding sequence ATGGCAAAACAACAATCCGCTTCTGCAGCTTCACAGCGCGCACGTAAGAAGGTTAAAAAGAACGTTGCTGACGGTATTGCACACGTTCACGCTTCTTTTAACAACACCATCATTACGATCACTGATCGTCAAGGTAATGCGCTTTCATGGGCAACATCTGGTGGTCAGGGCTTCAAAGGTTCACGTAAATCAACCCCTTTTGCTGCTCAGGTAGCGGCAGAAGTAGCAGGTAAAGCTGCTGTTGAGTGTGGTATTAAGAATTTAGAAGTTCAGATCAAGGGTCCAGGCCCAGGTCGTGAATCAGCAGTTCGTGCATTGAATTCTTTGGGAATCAAGATCACCGAGATTCAAGACGTAACTCCAGTTCCACACAATGGTTGCCGTCCTCCTAAGCGTCGTCGTATCTAA
- the rpsH gene encoding 30S ribosomal protein S8, translated as MSISDPIADMLTRIRNAQAVQKPVVLMPSSKVKVAIAKVLQEEGYIDSFEIKGEAAKPVLHIELKYYAGRPVIERIDRVSTPSLRIYKGRHDIPEVMNGLGIAIISTPQGVMTDRKARANGVGGEVICYVA; from the coding sequence ATGAGTATCAGCGATCCAATCGCCGACATGTTGACAAGGATCCGCAATGCGCAAGCAGTGCAGAAACCCGTAGTCTTGATGCCGTCGTCAAAAGTTAAAGTAGCTATTGCAAAAGTCTTGCAGGAGGAAGGTTATATCGATAGTTTTGAAATCAAAGGTGAAGCAGCTAAGCCAGTGCTACACATTGAACTCAAGTACTACGCAGGCCGCCCTGTTATTGAGCGTATTGACCGTGTTTCTACACCAAGTCTACGTATCTACAAAGGACGCCACGACATTCCTGAAGTAATGAATGGCTTAGGCATTGCAATTATTTCAACCCCACAAGGCGTAATGACAGACCGCAAAGCACGTGCAAACGGCGTTGGTGGCGAAGTTATTTGCTACGTCGCGTAA
- the rpmC gene encoding 50S ribosomal protein L29: MKKTELASKDLVALNAELTELLKTSFKLRMQKGTQQLTNTSQLGKTKREIARVKTFITQKTAQK; the protein is encoded by the coding sequence ATGAAAAAGACAGAATTAGCATCTAAAGATCTGGTTGCCTTGAACGCAGAATTAACAGAGCTCTTGAAGACAAGCTTCAAGCTCCGTATGCAAAAAGGTACTCAGCAACTCACAAATACCAGCCAATTGGGTAAGACTAAGCGTGAAATTGCTCGCGTGAAGACTTTTATTACCCAAAAAACTGCACAGAAATAA
- the rpsN gene encoding 30S ribosomal protein S14, whose protein sequence is MAKLSLIERENKRTKTVEKYAVKRAELKAIIADQSRSDEERYEARLKLQALPRNASPIRQRNRCSLTGRPRGVFSKFGLARSKIREIAFRGEIPGLTKASW, encoded by the coding sequence GTGGCAAAACTATCCCTAATTGAGCGCGAGAATAAGCGCACAAAAACTGTAGAGAAGTACGCTGTAAAGCGTGCTGAACTCAAGGCAATCATTGCTGATCAATCACGCAGCGATGAAGAGCGCTATGAGGCTCGCTTGAAGCTACAGGCACTTCCACGTAACGCAAGCCCGATTCGTCAAAGAAATCGTTGTTCATTAACCGGTCGTCCGCGCGGTGTATTCAGCAAGTTTGGTTTAGCGCGTAGCAAAATTCGTGAAATCGCCTTTCGTGGCGAAATCCCCGGTTTAACCAAGGCCAGCTGGTAA
- the rplR gene encoding 50S ribosomal protein L18, with protein sequence MNKDESRQRRARQTRIRIAEALANRLTVIRSNTHISAQVYSPCGTKVVAAASTMEKDLRQAIKNGGNAEAAKQIGKLVAERAVKAGIVDVAFDRSGHRYHGRIKALAEAAREAGLKF encoded by the coding sequence ATGAATAAAGACGAATCCAGACAAAGACGCGCTAGGCAGACTCGTATTCGCATTGCCGAAGCATTGGCAAATCGCTTAACAGTTATCCGTAGCAATACACATATTTCTGCGCAGGTTTATAGCCCGTGCGGAACCAAAGTTGTAGCAGCTGCTTCAACAATGGAAAAAGATTTACGCCAAGCGATCAAAAACGGCGGTAACGCCGAAGCGGCTAAACAAATCGGCAAATTAGTTGCTGAGCGTGCTGTTAAGGCAGGCATTGTTGATGTTGCTTTTGATCGTTCCGGTCATCGTTACCACGGCCGTATTAAGGCCTTAGCTGAAGCTGCGCGTGAAGCCGGCCTGAAGTTCTAA
- the rpmD gene encoding 50S ribosomal protein L30: MTTTNSKVKLQLVRSLIGTRESHRATVRGLGLRRINSVSELEDTPAVRGMINKVSYLVKVVG, encoded by the coding sequence ATGACAACAACTAACTCTAAAGTCAAACTGCAATTAGTACGCAGCTTGATCGGCACACGCGAAAGCCACCGTGCAACCGTTCGCGGCTTAGGCCTGCGTCGCATCAATTCTGTTTCAGAATTGGAAGACACACCAGCTGTTCGCGGAATGATTAATAAAGTTTCTTATCTAGTTAAAGTCGTTGGCTAA
- the rplP gene encoding 50S ribosomal protein L16, translated as MLQPKRRKYRKEQKGRNTGVATRGSSVAFGDFGLKAIGRGRLTARQIESARRAMTRHIKRGGRIWIRIFPDKPISQKPAEVRMGNGKGNPEYYVAEIQPGKILYEMDGVDEGLAREAFKLAAAKLPLQTTFVIRHLG; from the coding sequence ATGCTACAACCAAAGCGTCGTAAGTATCGCAAAGAACAAAAGGGACGTAACACTGGCGTGGCAACACGCGGTAGTTCAGTAGCCTTTGGAGACTTTGGATTGAAAGCTATTGGCCGTGGTCGTTTGACTGCACGTCAGATTGAATCTGCACGTCGCGCAATGACACGTCATATTAAGCGTGGTGGTCGTATCTGGATCCGTATTTTCCCAGACAAGCCAATTTCACAAAAGCCAGCTGAAGTACGTATGGGTAACGGTAAAGGTAATCCAGAGTACTACGTAGCAGAAATTCAACCAGGCAAGATTTTGTACGAGATGGATGGCGTGGATGAAGGTTTGGCGCGCGAGGCTTTCAAGCTTGCTGCTGCTAAGTTGCCATTGCAAACCACTTTCGTGATTCGCCACTTAGGTTGA
- the secY gene encoding preprotein translocase subunit SecY, with translation MALAPTNAANIAQSGSKFGELRQRLIFLVLALLVFRLGAHIPVPGIDPDQLAQLFAGQKDGILGMFNLFSGGALSRFTVFALGIMPYISASIIMQLMTIVVPTLESLKKEGQAGQRKITQYTRYGTVLLATFQALGISVALQAQPGLVINPGLMFELNTVVTLVTGTMFLMWLGEQITERGLGNGISIIIFGGIVSGLPSAIGSLLELVRTGSMNILSALLIVVICVAVTYFVVFVERGQRRILVNYAKRQVGNKIYGGQSSYFPLKLNMAGVIPPIFASSIILFPATIAGWFTSGEPTNMFSRVIKDLAATLAPGQPVYTILYAAAIIFFCFFYTALVFNSRDTADNLKKSGAFVPGIRPGDQTGRYIDKILVRLTLAGAIYMVLVCLLPEFLVLKYNVPFYFGGTSLLIIVVVAMDFMAQVQSFAMQQQYGSLMKKANFKMGA, from the coding sequence ATGGCACTCGCACCTACTAACGCAGCAAATATTGCTCAATCAGGAAGCAAGTTTGGCGAATTACGCCAACGCTTGATATTCCTGGTTTTGGCATTGCTCGTGTTCCGTCTGGGTGCGCATATTCCCGTGCCAGGTATTGATCCAGACCAATTAGCACAACTGTTTGCAGGTCAAAAAGATGGCATCTTGGGTATGTTTAACCTGTTCTCAGGTGGTGCTCTATCCCGGTTTACAGTTTTTGCTCTAGGAATCATGCCGTACATCTCTGCGTCAATCATTATGCAGTTGATGACGATTGTTGTGCCTACATTGGAGTCTTTGAAAAAAGAAGGCCAAGCAGGACAGCGCAAGATTACTCAATACACACGTTACGGCACTGTGCTCTTGGCAACATTCCAGGCCCTAGGTATCTCAGTTGCTTTGCAGGCTCAACCAGGTTTAGTTATTAATCCAGGTTTAATGTTTGAACTCAACACGGTAGTCACTTTGGTTACTGGCACGATGTTCTTGATGTGGCTTGGTGAGCAGATTACTGAGCGTGGTCTTGGTAATGGTATTTCCATCATTATTTTCGGCGGTATTGTTTCTGGATTGCCTTCAGCAATTGGTAGCTTGCTAGAACTCGTACGTACCGGCTCTATGAATATTTTGTCTGCATTGCTGATCGTGGTGATTTGCGTTGCAGTGACTTATTTTGTTGTGTTTGTAGAGCGTGGTCAGCGCCGTATTTTGGTGAACTATGCAAAGCGTCAAGTGGGCAACAAAATATACGGCGGACAGTCTTCATACTTTCCATTGAAGTTAAACATGGCTGGTGTCATCCCTCCAATTTTTGCTTCATCTATCATTTTGTTCCCTGCAACTATTGCTGGCTGGTTTACATCCGGCGAGCCAACAAATATGTTCAGCAGAGTTATTAAAGATTTGGCGGCAACATTAGCTCCAGGTCAGCCTGTCTACACAATTTTGTATGCTGCAGCGATTATCTTCTTCTGCTTTTTCTATACAGCTTTGGTTTTCAATAGCCGCGATACTGCAGATAACTTGAAGAAGAGCGGTGCCTTTGTACCAGGTATTCGTCCTGGTGATCAAACTGGTCGTTACATCGACAAGATCTTGGTTCGTTTGACATTGGCTGGTGCGATTTATATGGTTTTGGTTTGCTTGTTACCAGAATTTCTAGTCTTGAAGTACAACGTGCCATTCTATTTCGGCGGTACTTCATTGTTGATTATTGTCGTTGTTGCAATGGATTTTATGGCTCAAGTTCAGTCATTCGCAATGCAGCAACAGTATGGTTCTTTAATGAAAAAAGCTAACTTTAAGATGGGCGCTTAA
- the infA gene encoding translation initiation factor IF-1, which yields MSKDDVIQMAGEIIENLPNAMFRVKLENGHVVLGHISGKMRMHYIRILPGDKVTVEMTPYDLTRARIIFRAK from the coding sequence ATGTCTAAAGACGATGTAATTCAGATGGCGGGAGAAATTATTGAGAATTTGCCGAACGCAATGTTTCGCGTGAAGCTAGAGAACGGACATGTGGTTTTAGGGCACATTTCTGGAAAGATGAGGATGCATTACATCCGCATCTTGCCAGGAGATAAGGTAACAGTGGAGATGACTCCTTACGACCTTACACGAGCCAGAATCATTTTCCGAGCGAAGTAA
- the rpsD gene encoding 30S ribosomal protein S4, which produces MARYLGPKAKLARREGTDLFLKSARRALSDKCKLDTKPGQHGRTSGSRTSDYGNQLREKQKVKRMYGILERQFRRYFAEAERRKGNTGSTLLQLLESRLDNVVYRMGFGSTRAEARQLVSHCAILLNGSPVNIPSIQVKPGDVVAIREKAKKQARITESLNLVQQMAAVGWVSVDAAKLEGTFKQVPDREDISGEINESLIVELYSR; this is translated from the coding sequence GTGGCACGTTACTTAGGGCCTAAGGCCAAATTAGCTCGTCGGGAAGGTACCGACTTATTTTTAAAGAGCGCACGTCGCGCCCTGTCAGACAAGTGCAAGTTAGATACTAAGCCTGGTCAACATGGCCGTACATCTGGCTCAAGAACTTCTGATTACGGTAATCAATTGCGTGAAAAGCAAAAGGTTAAGCGTATGTACGGAATTCTAGAGCGTCAATTCCGTCGTTATTTCGCAGAAGCTGAGCGTCGTAAGGGTAATACTGGCTCAACATTACTTCAGTTGTTGGAATCACGCCTTGATAACGTTGTTTATCGTATGGGCTTTGGTTCTACTCGTGCTGAAGCGCGTCAATTGGTTTCCCATTGCGCAATTTTGCTCAATGGTAGCCCAGTAAATATTCCATCTATTCAGGTCAAACCTGGTGATGTAGTTGCTATTCGTGAAAAAGCGAAGAAGCAAGCACGTATTACAGAATCACTCAATTTGGTTCAGCAGATGGCGGCAGTTGGCTGGGTATCAGTCGACGCAGCGAAGCTGGAGGGAACATTTAAGCAGGTGCCTGACCGTGAAGACATTAGCGGCGAAATTAATGAAAGTTTGATCGTCGAATTGTATTCACGCTAA
- the rpsS gene encoding 30S ribosomal protein S19 — protein MTRSAKKGPFCEASLVNKVEVAQANKDKKPIKTWSRRSTILPDFIGLTIAVHNGRQHVPVYVSENMVGHKLGEFALTRTFKGHAADKKVTKK, from the coding sequence ATGACACGTTCAGCTAAAAAAGGCCCATTTTGCGAAGCCAGCTTAGTAAATAAAGTTGAAGTCGCACAAGCCAACAAAGACAAAAAGCCGATCAAGACTTGGTCACGCCGTTCAACAATCCTCCCAGACTTTATTGGTCTGACGATTGCTGTACATAACGGTCGTCAGCACGTTCCGGTATATGTATCAGAAAACATGGTGGGTCATAAGTTAGGCGAATTTGCCTTGACCCGTACTTTCAAAGGTCACGCTGCTGACAAGAAAGTAACGAAGAAGTAA
- the rplF gene encoding 50S ribosomal protein L6: MSRVGKSPISVPKGAEISINGANITVKGPLGTLTHNLHPSVGLKQEDGVLTVVLNNDTPEAGAQSGTARALVNNMVVGVTAGFERKLSLVGVGYRAAAQGDSLKLQLGFSHDIIYNLPKGVKAETPTQTEIIIKGSNKQQVGQVAAEVRAYRSPEPYKGKGVRYVDEVVRLKETKKK; encoded by the coding sequence ATGTCCCGCGTTGGTAAATCACCTATTTCAGTTCCTAAGGGCGCTGAAATCAGCATCAATGGTGCAAACATTACTGTTAAAGGCCCATTGGGTACCTTGACACATAACTTGCATCCTTCTGTTGGTTTAAAGCAAGAAGATGGCGTATTGACAGTTGTTTTAAATAACGACACACCAGAAGCTGGTGCACAGTCAGGTACAGCCCGTGCTTTGGTAAACAACATGGTTGTTGGCGTAACTGCTGGCTTTGAGCGCAAGCTCAGCTTAGTAGGCGTTGGTTACCGTGCTGCTGCCCAGGGCGATTCATTAAAGTTGCAGCTCGGTTTCTCACACGACATTATTTACAACCTGCCAAAGGGCGTAAAAGCTGAGACTCCAACTCAAACTGAAATCATTATCAAAGGTTCCAACAAGCAGCAAGTTGGCCAGGTTGCCGCTGAAGTTCGCGCATATCGTTCACCAGAGCCATACAAAGGTAAAGGCGTTCGCTACGTGGATGAGGTTGTACGCCTGAAAGAAACTAAGAAGAAGTAA
- the rplO gene encoding 50S ribosomal protein L15, whose translation MQLNTLKPAPGSNKNRRRVGRGIGSGLGKTAGRGHKGQKSRSGGFHKVGFEGGQMPMYRRLPKRGFVSLTRRHVGQITLSDLAKINLPEVDLLVLRAHGFAGEQINSVKVIKTGELSIAVTLKGITATAGAKAAIEAAGGKLVDLV comes from the coding sequence ATGCAACTCAATACACTCAAACCCGCACCGGGCTCCAATAAAAATCGTCGTCGCGTAGGTCGCGGTATCGGTTCTGGTCTTGGAAAAACAGCCGGTCGTGGTCACAAAGGTCAGAAGTCACGTTCAGGCGGATTCCACAAAGTTGGATTCGAGGGCGGTCAGATGCCAATGTATCGTCGTTTACCTAAACGTGGTTTCGTGTCATTGACACGTCGTCACGTTGGTCAGATCACTCTGAGCGACTTAGCAAAAATTAACTTGCCAGAAGTAGACTTGTTAGTTTTGCGAGCTCATGGTTTTGCTGGTGAGCAGATTAATTCTGTAAAAGTTATCAAAACTGGTGAACTGTCTATTGCGGTAACCCTCAAGGGTATTACAGCAACTGCAGGTGCAAAAGCTGCTATTGAAGCAGCTGGCGGCAAACTGGTTGACTTGGTTTAA
- the rplE gene encoding 50S ribosomal protein L5, with translation MSTRFQEHYQAKVVADLIAKFGYKSVMEVPRITKVTLNMGLGDAVNDKKIIENAVGDLTKVAGQKPVVTKAKKAIAGFKIRQGYPIGAMVTLRGARMYEFLDRFVTVALPRVRDFRGISGKAFDGRGNYNIGVKEQIIFPEIEYDKIDALRGLNISITTTAKTDEEAKALLAAFKFPFRN, from the coding sequence ATGAGCACACGTTTTCAAGAACACTATCAAGCTAAAGTAGTTGCTGATTTAATTGCCAAATTTGGTTACAAGTCAGTAATGGAAGTTCCACGTATCACCAAGGTAACCCTAAATATGGGCTTGGGCGATGCTGTGAACGACAAGAAAATTATCGAAAATGCAGTTGGTGATTTGACTAAAGTAGCAGGTCAAAAGCCAGTTGTAACAAAAGCGAAAAAAGCGATTGCTGGATTCAAAATTCGCCAAGGCTACCCAATCGGTGCCATGGTGACATTGCGTGGTGCACGCATGTACGAATTTTTGGATCGTTTCGTAACTGTTGCTTTGCCACGCGTACGTGACTTCCGCGGAATTTCCGGTAAGGCATTTGACGGTCGTGGTAACTACAACATCGGCGTTAAAGAGCAAATCATTTTCCCAGAAATCGAATACGACAAGATTGATGCCCTCCGTGGTCTCAATATCAGTATTACGACGACCGCTAAGACTGACGAAGAAGCAAAAGCTTTGTTAGCAGCGTTCAAATTCCCTTTCCGCAATTAA
- the rpmJ gene encoding 50S ribosomal protein L36 — translation MKVLASVKCICRNCKIIKRKRVVRVICSSDARHKQRQG, via the coding sequence ATGAAAGTTTTAGCATCCGTTAAGTGTATTTGCAGAAATTGCAAGATCATTAAGCGCAAACGCGTTGTTCGCGTGATCTGTTCTTCAGACGCACGTCATAAGCAGCGTCAAGGCTGA
- the rplN gene encoding 50S ribosomal protein L14 produces the protein MIQTESRLQVADNTGASEVLCIKVLGGSKRRYASIGDVIKVTVKSAAPRGRVKKGDIYNAVVVRTAKGVRRPDGSLIKFDGNAAVLLNAKLEPIGTRIFGPVTRELRTEKFMKIVSLAPEVI, from the coding sequence ATGATTCAGACCGAAAGTAGATTACAGGTCGCCGATAACACAGGCGCCAGTGAAGTTTTGTGCATCAAGGTATTGGGCGGCTCCAAGCGTCGTTACGCCAGTATCGGTGATGTCATTAAAGTGACTGTAAAGTCCGCTGCTCCACGTGGCCGTGTAAAAAAAGGTGATATTTATAACGCCGTAGTAGTGAGAACTGCTAAAGGTGTACGCCGTCCAGATGGTTCATTGATTAAGTTCGATGGCAACGCTGCGGTATTGCTCAACGCTAAGTTAGAGCCAATTGGCACACGTATCTTTGGACCAGTAACGCGTGAGTTGCGTACTGAGAAGTTCATGAAGATCGTTTCTCTCGCCCCCGAAGTTATTTAA
- the rpsC gene encoding 30S ribosomal protein S3 codes for MGQKINPTGFRLSVTKNWTSKWYANNTDFAKMLKEDVDVRIYLKKKLKNASVSKVIIERPAKNARITIYSSRPGVVIGKKGEDIEVLRRELQKRMGVPVHVNIEEIRKPEVDAQLIADSITQQLEKRIMFRRAMKRAMQNAMRLGAQGIKIMSSGRLNGAEIARREWYREGRVPLHTLKADIDYATSEAETTYGIIGVKVWVYKGDTLGRGADAPAVTAEPAADDKKPRRAPAKTTTRKPAADSKPLVAAKPTVKRVPKAVEAASAEAQKSGE; via the coding sequence ATGGGACAAAAGATAAACCCAACCGGATTCCGACTCTCGGTAACGAAGAACTGGACATCAAAGTGGTATGCAAACAATACTGACTTTGCAAAGATGCTTAAAGAGGACGTAGATGTCCGCATCTATTTGAAAAAGAAATTAAAGAATGCATCTGTTAGTAAGGTAATCATCGAGCGTCCTGCGAAGAACGCACGTATTACTATTTATAGCTCACGTCCAGGTGTTGTAATCGGTAAAAAAGGCGAAGATATTGAAGTTCTCCGCCGCGAACTTCAGAAGCGTATGGGCGTTCCAGTCCATGTGAATATCGAAGAAATTCGTAAGCCTGAAGTGGATGCTCAACTGATTGCTGACTCTATTACTCAGCAGCTTGAGAAGCGCATCATGTTCCGTCGTGCAATGAAGCGTGCAATGCAAAATGCAATGCGCCTTGGTGCACAAGGAATCAAGATCATGTCCTCTGGTCGTTTGAACGGTGCTGAAATTGCACGTCGCGAATGGTACCGTGAAGGCCGCGTTCCACTTCATACATTGAAGGCCGATATTGACTACGCTACATCAGAAGCGGAAACAACATACGGCATCATCGGTGTAAAAGTTTGGGTATACAAAGGCGATACATTAGGTCGCGGTGCTGATGCTCCAGCTGTAACAGCAGAGCCAGCGGCTGACGATAAAAAACCACGTCGCGCACCAGCTAAAACAACCACACGTAAACCAGCAGCTGACAGCAAGCCATTGGTTGCTGCCAAGCCAACTGTAAAGCGTGTACCGAAAGCCGTTGAAGCCGCAAGTGCTGAAGCGCAGAAGTCAGGAGAGTAA
- the rplV gene encoding 50S ribosomal protein L22, with the protein MMEVKAIHKGARISAQKTRLVADQIRGLPIARALNILNFSPKKAAFIVKKVVESAMANAEHNKGADIDELKVSTIIVDKGTSLKRFTARAKGRGNQIEKQTCHITVTLSN; encoded by the coding sequence ATGATGGAAGTTAAAGCTATTCACAAAGGCGCCCGCATTTCTGCGCAAAAGACACGTTTGGTTGCTGACCAGATCCGTGGTTTGCCAATTGCACGCGCATTGAACATTTTGAATTTCAGCCCCAAGAAAGCTGCCTTCATTGTGAAGAAAGTTGTTGAGTCCGCAATGGCCAACGCTGAACACAATAAGGGTGCTGATATTGATGAGCTCAAGGTTTCAACAATTATTGTTGATAAGGGTACTTCCTTGAAGCGCTTCACAGCACGCGCTAAGGGTCGTGGTAATCAAATCGAAAAACAAACATGTCACATCACCGTGACCTTGAGTAACTAA
- the rpsQ gene encoding 30S ribosomal protein S17: MTELSKPLRRTLVGRVVSDKMQKTVTVLVERQVKHALYGKYVGQSKKYHAHDEAGQYKMGDTVEIAESRPISRTKSWVVTRLVQESKGI; the protein is encoded by the coding sequence ATGACAGAATTATCTAAACCCTTGCGCCGCACCCTAGTGGGTCGCGTTGTTAGCGATAAAATGCAAAAAACTGTGACTGTGCTAGTTGAGCGCCAAGTAAAACATGCGCTTTATGGCAAATATGTTGGACAGTCCAAAAAATACCACGCTCATGACGAAGCTGGTCAATACAAGATGGGTGATACCGTTGAAATTGCTGAATCTAGGCCGATTTCACGTACTAAGTCTTGGGTTGTAACCCGTTTAGTTCAGGAATCAAAGGGTATTTAA
- the rplX gene encoding 50S ribosomal protein L24, which produces MKKIRKGDSVVLLTGRDKGKKGTVTAVLENKLVIEGVNMYKKSVKPNPAAGVTGGMIDKTMPVHISNVALVDGNGKPSRVGIKLVDGKKQRFLKTTGATLSA; this is translated from the coding sequence ATGAAAAAGATTCGTAAAGGTGATTCAGTAGTTCTGTTGACTGGCCGCGATAAGGGCAAGAAAGGAACTGTTACTGCCGTTCTCGAGAACAAGTTAGTGATCGAAGGCGTCAATATGTACAAAAAGAGCGTTAAGCCAAATCCAGCGGCCGGTGTTACTGGCGGCATGATTGACAAGACGATGCCTGTTCACATTTCTAATGTGGCTTTGGTTGACGGTAACGGCAAACCATCACGTGTTGGTATCAAACTCGTGGATGGTAAAAAGCAGCGTTTCCTCAAAACCACTGGCGCAACTTTAAGCGCATAA
- the rpsM gene encoding 30S ribosomal protein S13: protein MARIAGVNIPNHQHTVIGLTAIFGIGTTRARKICETTGVAIDKKVKDLTDGDLEKLRDEVGKFITEGDLRREVTMSIKRLMDLGCYRGVRHRKGLPVRGQRTKTNARTRKGPRKSGVQLKK, encoded by the coding sequence ATGGCACGTATCGCTGGGGTAAATATCCCAAATCATCAACATACTGTTATCGGTTTAACAGCAATTTTTGGCATTGGCACAACGCGTGCACGCAAAATTTGTGAAACCACAGGTGTTGCTATCGACAAAAAAGTTAAAGATCTTACTGACGGTGACTTGGAAAAGTTACGCGACGAGGTAGGTAAGTTCATCACTGAAGGTGACCTTCGTCGTGAAGTAACGATGAGCATCAAGCGTTTGATGGACTTAGGCTGCTATCGCGGCGTTCGTCATCGTAAGGGCTTGCCTGTACGTGGTCAACGTACTAAGACTAACGCGCGTACCCGTAAGGGCCCACGTAAGTCTGGCGTGCAACTCAAGAAATAA